GTCCAGAGTCATTCAAGCCATTTGAAATGTTATACATGAACATGTTGCTGCCGTAAGTGTCTCTTTCATCTTCTTTGGTTCCTTTGACAAATATTGTGGAAGATGATGAATTCAAGGTACTAGGGCTAGAAGATGAAGGCCTGGAAGATAAAAGTGAGCTTAAATTGAAGTTCAGAATTCCCTCGCTGTTACTGAAAAGCAAAGACAAAGATTGTGTAGCTGATGATGGTTCAAGCTGTTTTCGATTCAATGTGAAACCTCCATTGTACTGCAACAAATTTTGCATTGGGTTTTGATGGTTAAAAGGACTAGCaattggagagatttgatgctCTAAGTTTATTTTCATGAGATGGGGTGGTTCCAATATATGCAATGGATTAGATGTAGTACAATGGTTTTCTTCATTGACCTGGTTTGGTTGGAAGGCATGGATAGAATTATCAAGCTGAATTGGTTGGGAGCACTGTGTTTGATGCTGCCATTGTGTGCTCCCACCAAAGTTGATTTTGCTGGTAATTATTAGTATTCCAAACATCATGATTTCTATTTTGACATGATAGAAGAGTGGTGAGTAAATTTTAGTAGCTGAAGCTGGCTtggtaaaaattaattttacaaagtatcccACCATTTAGATATAGTAAAAATTTCATCCATTAAGAAAAATTGGATTCACAAATTTAAAAGTATTCAtttacaaattaattttaatacttataaaacatattattaataatatgcACCAAATATCAGTAGCAAAAATATGATTTGTGGAGAAATCAATTTTCAACTTGATCCATTAATGGTTATAGGAATTATCTGGTTTTCCAGAATAGGAGATTTATCCACCGTCAGAATCCTTGCCTTGCCACATTAAACCGTGAATTGTTCTTAGTTTCCTCGTCCATGCATACGTAAGTACCCAAGCTACAAATCAACTTAGCAAAGAATTTCTCACCCTAGTAACCAATTGAGACTTTCCAGAGCTTTACCCAGATCAGGTACTCCTCTGGGAATGACATTGGATTTGCAGGGCATATTGAATCAAAAATAACATTTAAATCTGCATTTCCATCGGCCCTAAAATCCTTGCATTTCTCTTAAGAATTAAACTCCAGGACCTTCTCCTTAGCCCCGAATGGTTTAATCTTAATATCACTATACCCCTTGCTTTGAAGCCACCGAAGAATGTCTTCAAAGCTTAACACTTCTCTCGATTTAACCACCGCTAATCTGGATAGGCACGGATTTAAACCCACCTTTACCGTATGAATTCAACTTTCTGTTTCTGATTGCGATTCATGATTCTGGCTGCCTCGTATCTTCTTGAGTCTCCATACCTTCTTGACCTTAGGGTGTCTCTTGACATTAGTCCTAGGCTGGACTTGTTGATCTTTTCTCTTCCATGCCCGCTTCCCTCTTCGTCTCCTGGTCTCTTGCACTTTCATCTGGGAGCCTTAAGCCTTTGTCACGGATTCTAGATCCCCTCGGGTATCTTGCTGGATTGATCAAAAGAAATGACCTATACCATCTCTTTCGATCTAATGCCCTCATTGCCTCCAACCCTTCCTTCTTTCTACAGAAGTGAACAAAACTGAACTTGGATGGTCTTCCCATTCTTCTAGTTCTCGATACGAAAACACTTCTCAGTTCACCATACCTCTCGAACAACCTGTTAAAAATCTTTATTCTCATAATGTGTAAGACCTCATCAATATTGAGACATATTATCATTTTattattgtaaaaaaattgCCAAATTTTAATTCTGAATGCTAAAATTTTCAGGCTTATCATCACCGATGAAGCACGAACTTGGACACGGACATGAGCAGGAACGACGACACGGTTATAATCCAAAAAGTAGGATACAAGGACACgacttatatattttaaaaaaattatatttttctttataaagCAACAAGATAATAAGTTCATAAAATTAAGAGAACATGAGACAAGTTaaagtttaaataaaaaaattaaaataaataacccTATAAGTGTCCGTTTACATGTGTCAAGGTACAAAGGTGTGTCAACTCAATGTCCAAGCCGTATCCCaactatataaaaataatttttttattcagaCACTTCTCACACGTGTCGGGCACGCGTTGCACACTTGTCGGTGTCGTGTCTGTATGTCGGGTTAGACACACGGACACGCCCCTATCCAGGTGTGTTCGTGCTTCATAAATCATCACATTCACCACAATGATCAACAgaataatgaaagaaaatatatttaaggTGCCATGCTTTATTATCTATTAGTTTTGCCATTTTCATGAAACCCGACATCTAGAAAGAAAGCTTCCTGAAATTTCTCAAAAATGCATATTCGAATAAAATGGGAATACAACACAAGCATATATAAACCAGTGACAATTAAGTAATTGGcactatctatctatatatataatatatataatatatatataatacataGACAAATTCTCTTCTTATCTCCAAGCTTCCATGTTATCTTTTATAGGATCCAATTTCAATTCAAGCCATTCACTGGTGACAAAGTAATGGCTGCAGAACAAGTTCTGGGGTTGCTAGATTCCTTCTGGTTTGAGACTACAATTCTTTCAATCAAAACCCCTTTAACGTTTCATCCAAAGGTGGATCCA
This portion of the Lotus japonicus ecotype B-129 chromosome 3, LjGifu_v1.2 genome encodes:
- the LOC130744187 gene encoding uncharacterized protein LOC130744187, which translates into the protein MMFGILIITSKINFGGSTQWQHQTQCSQPIQLDNSIHAFQPNQVNEENHCTTSNPLHILEPPHLMKINLEHQISPIASPFNHQNPMQNLLQYNGGFTLNRKQLEPSSATQSLSLLFSNSEGILNFNLSSLLSSRPSSSSPSTLNSSSSTIFVKGTKEDERDTYGSNMFMYNISNGLNDSGLL